gtattattatataacaatcaaaattataattcaaataaaattttttacatttatttaacaTAAATTGGTTATAACTACTTATCTTTTTTCAAACCAATTTTATCTAAGTGATCATAAAAACTTACAGGAACATGACATTTATTAAAGACTAAACGTATTttgaattttgtaaattaaatgTTAACATAATATAGTTGATAGTGTTTGAAAACAATTAAACGATAGTTCAGAGAACAGTCTCGCATTCTATAACAATCTAACCTTAAAAGAAACGTGATGATCTATAAACAtgcatgtatatttatattgtttttacGTGAAAATTAGTAAAAGATATTAAAGTTCTATCTATATACATTATGACAATGTGGCATCATTCtaaattaatttgtaataaatttgTGACAAAATGGAATAATTTTGCTTTTTACAACTACAACAAAAGAATAAGACATAGTAGTTCAAAAACTACTGTAGAAACAAATGATGATGTTGATGATCCACTTCCTAAGCAAACAAAAGTTGTTATATGTGGAGCTGGTGTTATGGGTGGTGCAGTTGCTTATCATCTTTCACTTATGGGATTAGGATCTCAAACTGTTATTGTAGAAAGCGGCAGGTATGAAATGGCAAACTTTGTAAGTCCATTTTGGACTGAATGAAAAGGCATACATCAGGATTAGTAGGAGCTTTTAAACCAAGTTTGGCACAAGTTAAGCTTGCTCAGAATACCATAGCATTATATAAAGCATTGGAAAAAAAAAGGCTTATCAACAGGATGGAAACAATGTGGTAGTCTTTCTTTAGCACCCAGCCGACACAAGCACCACCAAACCATGAACAATACCTAAACCAATTTAGCACCACACAGATCGTATGGACTGTATTTAGACGAATGAAAGCACAGTCTATGTGAGTCAATTActaattgtaatagtatataaaattaattaaatgtagATCATTCTATGAATATTTTTAGTTCCTGCAATATTGAATGTCATTTGATTACTCCAAAGCAAGTACAAGAAATATGTCCATTATTACGAGTAGATGATTTAGTTGGTGGATTATGGATCCCAGGGGATGGAGTGGGAGATCCATATCAAATTTGTTTAACATTAATAGGAGAGGCAAGAAAGAAAGGTGTTTACAATTTTTCATGAAATTAAAAAAGGATATAAGAATATgtatttaatttcatattataacAAGATTGTAGAATACATTTAACTTCTAATACTTTTAGGTGTTAAAGTGTTTGAAAACTGTAAAGTTACTAAAATTATTACACAAAATGGTAGAATTGCAGCTGTAGAAACAACACATGGTACTATTGAGTGCGAACATTTTGTCAATTGTGCTGGATTTTGGGCACGTAATGTAGGAAAATTAAGCGAGCCATATGTAAAggttaaatatttcctttattGTTATTAGTGAatataagaaagaaatataatttttgtaaatgatctgaattaaatatattctatttttaGGTGCCTCTCCATCCTGTAGAACATTATTATTTGCATACAAAATCAATTAATGGTTTAGATCCTATGACCCCTGTTATAAGGGATTTAGATGGATatatttattttcgagaaaataacGGAAGTTTATTAGCTGGTGGCTTTGAACCAGTTGCAAAACCAGCATTTGAAGATGGAACAATACCTGGTTGGatatagatttttatttattattgacctcatatagatttaaatatgcaacaaattttaatttaggAGGTACAGAGCAAAGATTTCTGCCAGAAGATTGGGACCATTTTCATATATTACTTGAACAAATGCTTTATAGAATTCCAAGTCTAGGAAATgctattttagaaaaattatgtAATGGTCCTGAAGCATTTTCTCCAGATTGTAAGTGGATAGTTGGTGAAGCACCAGAAATACGTAATTATTATATTGCTGCTGGTATGAAAACGGTAAGTTACTTTAACTTATGAAATTATaagatatacaaaaatataattttcataggTGGGTATATCAGCAGCTGGTGGAGTTGGTCGAGCAACTGCAGAATTAATAGTTAATGGTTCAACATCTTTAGATATGTATGAATTAGATGTGTCACGATTTTTGGGACTTCATAATAATCGTAAATTCCTACGTGATCGAGTAAAAGAAGTTCCTGGCATGCATTATGCTCTACAATATCCACATCATGAATTTAAAACTGGTAGAAATTTAAGAATGTCTCCAATTTATCCAAAACTTCGAGCAGCTGGTGCTATATTTGGTCAAGTAATGGGGTACGAGCGACCATCCTGGTTTCAATTGGATGGCGATAATGGTAAGTTCACTCTCTTTtataaaaaacaaattttctatgaaaaaattttatattagaagatagatatttctatatcttttaGTATAAAATTCTTCataaaacattatttattaacatgtctgtattataaaagaagaaactgGATTTTATTATACAGATTGCTTTGCTACACAGATTTAGAGACGATTGATGGGTTTCAAAGATGTAAGATAGCATATACAAATACGTTCAGTAAACCACCTTGGTTTGAAGCAGTTTGGAATGAGTATGCCGCATGTCGAGAAACAATTGGACTGAGCGACTATTCTTCTTTCACTAAAATTGATTTATGGGTATGATAGATTATTGTAactaatatatgaatatattattgCATTACATCATTTTTCAATTCGTGTATTGTTTTAGTCAAATGGAACGGAAGTAGTCGACTTTTTGCAATATTTGTGTTCCAATGATGTTGATGTTCCAGTAGGAGGTATTATTCATACAGGACTACAAAATCATCGTGGAGGTTATGAAAATGATTGCAGTTTAGCACGTATTGCTCCCAATCAGTAAGTTGTTTAAATAAGTTGCACAATTTATAAGGTATAAGATATAGCTATATAATCAGTCTTTTTATATTTAAGTTATATGATGATTGCACCTACCATACAACAAACTCGATGTAAGCATTGGATTAATCGTCATTTACCAGTAGATGGTTCTGTAGCAGTATCTGATGTAACATCAGCATATACAGCAATCTGTATTATGGGTCCTGCTACTAGGCAATTATTATCAGAATTAACAGATACTGACTTAAATCCCaaaaattttccattttttacttttaaggtatgtattattaattattaattaaaattatatttattattacttataagtatatttaattattatattattcatatttaattttattgtgTTTACCACACATTTATTTCTTGAAAAGGAGTTAGATGTTGGTCTTGCTAATGGAATACGCACAATGAATCTAACTCATACTGGAGAACTTGGCTATGTCTTATATATTCCAAATGAAGTTAGTAtcctaaattaataaaaaaatcttcaaattatgaattttatattttattgatgTACACATTACACATTTGTAGTTTGCATTACATGTTTATACAAGATTAGTAGATGCTGGAGTTAAGTATGGAATAAAACATGCTGGTTACTATGCAACTCGAGCTTTACGAGTTGAAAAATTTTACGCATTTTGGGGTCAAGATTTAGACACTTTTACTACTCCTTTGGAATGTGGACGAACTTGGAGAGTAAAATTAGATGTAGTTATCTTTAGAATTTACATGATTTATATATTAAAGTTtaattaaaacaatattttaaagCTATATGCTTAATAGAAAGGTGTGCATTTTATTGGAAGAGATGCTCTTTTAAAACAACGCGAAGAAGGTGTAAAACGGAAATATGTGCAGCTATTATTAAACGATCATGATCCCGAATTAGATACATGGTGTTGGGGCAGTGAACCTATTTTTAGAAATGGAAAATATTGTGGAATGACAACTACTACAGGTTACGGATTTACATTCAAAAAGCAGGTACATATTTAACGTTATTAACAGATTACTAaatttatatgattataaaactTTGGTAAATTTTGAAAGTatacaaattacaaaatataaacatttataataattaataaatttttatttaggtTTGTCTTGGATTTGTTCAAAATTTTGACTCACAAGGACGTCCACAAGAAGTGACAAATGAGTATATATTGTCAGGAGATTACGAAGTAGATGTAGCGGGAATAAAATTTCCCGCAAAATGTCATTTGCATAGTCCTAATTTACCAACCAAATTTCCAGATAAGGAAAGGGATTCTTACCATGCAACACGTGATCATCAAGTTGTTTGACTCTGACAATATAAATTTTGAATTGTGTACAAATAATGTAtataaagtttaataaattatttaataagtgACAATTATAAATCACTATTTAACATATAAAGCAAAGGATTACTTAAACCACATTTTAATTAATCAGctttatcttttttcgtagctaCAATTCTTAAAAAATTACATCAATGTATACTAgtaattatatactatattacaGATTTTCAGGTGCACCATACATTCTGCAAATACTCCCTAAATGACTTACATAGTACAACATATTAATTTTGGTACTGATTCAATATACCACTTATTCATAATACATTTATATTCAATTTAACCTACAAAAATTCACTATTACTTCTTGAACACCCTTGCTGTCTTGCCTTCCTCTTCATTATGATACGCATTATACTGACATTTGTGctataatattacaatgtcgTGGTAACACACTGTATAAAGTACACTGTTCAAAAGACACATTTTGTGAGGTTGAATGTTCGTTGCTTTCTGATCGatgcaacaatatttttattaaaatattaacataATAGTAATCTCGCTTATTCTAGCTCAATTGATACACTTAATATACGATTATTCAATATCTATCCACCAAAAGTTAAGCCCAAAGTATGGTACATCTATCCGTACATTAACAACTTTTTACACGCGATTCTTATTATTTATGTTCTTCTTTTTTACTGTACACAAATCGACAATGAAAAATAAAGCGTCCTATCACTCTGGGATATTCGGTTCCCGAATGGATTCTAAATCTTTTAGGTTCCTACACGAATGAGCTATTGAATCGAATAACCtgaaacaatataaataaaaaaatatacattatatgaaaaatcaaaataataaaatacacaattatttttaataacttACTTTTCAATTTCTGGTGCACAGTGAACAAATTCATGCGTCCAGAATTTGTATGTTGGATTTTTGATAAGTTCAACAAAAGTAACGAGAAGACCCCATGGGTGAGGTCTATTTACAACAAGTCTTTCAAGAATAACTCTTGTAATTTGTTCTTGTATCGCTTGCGTATTAGCTTCAACAAACAAGTACAGAAGTGTACAACTGAAGTAATTCGTATGGGTGTTAGGATACCGCAACTGATTCATAATTgcatttatgaataaataacGACCTTCTGTATCAAGATCCACTGCCAAGTTTTGAAATATATCCATATGTGCAGAATGTGCGATAGCAGACATGTTAGGCGTATGTCCTTTACTGCGAATAAAAGATATAGCTTGTGTCCCAACATAAAGTACGAGAGCGTTCATTAATGGAATATTATAGCGAAAACCAGTATCTTGAGACACTTGTAAATTACTACGCAATTCAGAAAGGAAAGTAACTGGAGCTCGCGCTTTTAAATACGAATCAAGTTCTTTTTTGAAACTTAATGGCTGTATCATAGATGCAAAATTTGTCAATATTCGGGGAGTATGTGTTGCTTGCTGCAGCAGATTAACTGTTAAATTCGGTGTGAATGGATCAGGTAACCGCATACTTCTTGGATATGCGCttaaaacaatatttttcatCTGTGTGCAATTAAGTGGAATTACATCACAAAATCCGTAATGATATTCACAAAGAAATTCAGGAAAATCGTGTAATAAGACTAATAGTACTCTAATTGTTCCTCTGTATAACGTAAGAACAGGCTTTGCAAGTTCCGTGTTTCGAAGGTATGATGCAAGGTACTTAAAGAGATCAATTAAAAGTTGCGCATACATGCCCCAACATTTTTGTTGTGGTGTAATCGCAAGCGTACGTCCAATAAAAACTCTGTGTGCAACTATATCCAGCCAAGCGTAACAAAATCCTGAAGCTTTGGCTGGTCTAAGTATATGTAGCGTATGGCAGAAAGCAGTTAATACTTGATAATTTATTGCTTCCAATACAGGTTCAGGGGCGCAAAGTTCCAAGAAAAGCATGATGAAAATTCTATGATACGGCAATTGTTGAAAATCAGTTCCTCGCATTTCCTGATCCTGTAGTAATACACCAGCAACGATTCCCAAAACCTTGTTTAGTAAATTAATTTTCGTATGAGTGTTTGTGCTATCACCAGAATGTTTTACCAGAAGTGCGATCAAACGAACGAAAGCATCCAACGAATGGAAACATTTCGCACGAACAACAGGTATTGCAGCACTTGTATCAGCTAAAGCACGATAACACGAATCGACACACATCTGAGTACTCAATTTAAAGAATCTTGTTATGAGATCGTCTGTTTTAAGGATTCCATGAATGTTCATTTGATGAACAAACATTCCGAAAGCTTTCGTGGGATCACGAGCGTGCGTTGGATTATGATGCATTGAGATCCATTCGCGTAATAAATATTCCGTCTTTTCCATCAATCCAGGTGGATCGTCAAAGTCACGAGCCTGTAAAAAACAAATAACATAAATTGTAAATACAAACGTGTGTTCTTGGTGCCTTAAGATTGGCAGAATTTACTTACTCTCACCTGTAGAATTCCAGAATGAATATGCGCTGTAGGGCCAGCAGGAGCTCTGTCTGCTAATACTCCTGTATCATGATTTACGCGTAATGATTCTATCAGATTTGTCAGTCTAAACAGTAAAATTctgaaaaaaaatatatgttttatttgaattaattCTGCACtaattaatatcgtaatattaataGTCACCCTTCAGGTGGTGCTCTGTGGTGAGCTATTCGGGCAAGTATTTCAATTGTGTGAAATAGGTCAGATTCGGCAACATGTGTAGTTTGTCTTTCATCAATTAAATAAAGTTGCACCAATTGCATAGCAAATGCTGTTGCCATAGAATTTCCAGAATCTATAGCTTGAGCTAAAGCTAAATCATACTGTGGAAGACTAATTAAATGAGACCTAAAAGCGATAGTAACGGTgctatttatattttatcactcaaataaatttaataatttagtaaTATATTAAGGAAAGTAGAATACCTGATAAGATAATCGACAGCTTCGAAGTTGTATCGAAACTCTTCTCGACACTCAGTTAAACACCGAGTAATGTGTTTGTTTGTCCATTGCATGCCATAGGCACGTGGATCTTGTAAACATTTTAAAATACGTAAATGAAGTTCTCTATATCGCAATATAATTTCTGAATCTATTACACCGCTGGTAATGGTAGGGCCATCTAATAAACCTTCTACAGCCTAGAATTAGAGGTATATAGATTGCATATAATGTAGATTACAtacttaaataatataatttgtaataatttactTTTTTAAGTAATGTCATAGCAGCGCCTGCATCTCTTGATCTTCGTGTTAGGATAATAGAATCTAAGAGACTGTGAAGAGTAGCATGTTGTGGAGGTGGTGCAACTGGACCCATTGCAGCAAGTAATACTTCAACTTCAGCTGCAAGTTTCTCTAACATAGCTCCAACTTCATCGTTACTCACGGCTGCTGCATATGCAGCAACTTGTTGCGCCGTCGCTACTGCAACTGCTGGATTAGCAGCAAATGCAGTTACAGTAGGTTCCTTTAAGAAAAAAGTATTTTAAATAAGCAATATTATataagaattataaatatacGACATGTAGAATATAGAATACATACTGTAACAGGTTTTGGCATTAACAAAGCTTGTGTGTCTCGTTCAGATAGTGGTAAGAATCCTGGAATATTCCTCGCAAATTCTTCATAAACAGCCATTTGTTGAGGCGTCACTCCGCCAACTTTTAGTCTTATTTGTTCAGGCATTCTCTCAGCTTGATATTTAAGTAATGGATCGCAATATCTTCTTCCTTCTTGCCGTGCAATTTTTCGTAATTCAATTTCATTCAATAAACGTTTATCCATTTCTGGAATTGCCTTTTCAATAGCTGTTTTTTGTACAAATGCGCAAGCAAGTTCCATATTATCAGCAGCTACTACATTAGCTGCTTGTTCTGCAAGTTCTTTTTGTTGTGGGGTTGTGCCAATCATTGCAGTTAAAAAAGCTTGTTTTAAATTTGTACTAATTGACGTCAAAACTTGATCACGGCAAGTAATCATAGCCATTCCAGCAGTTAAATTACGAACCATATGTCTTGCTGCTGTTCTCATTCGAACTTCTTCTGGATCTAATGCAAAGTCTTTTCTCACAATTTGTTCGCTAGTGGTTAGAGCTATTTTGATCGATCGATCAACTACAGGATGAATCCATTCTTGAATTGCTCTTTCAACAGCTGGACGAACAAACTGTTTCAAATGTGGGTGCGTTTGGAATAATggcaaattattattaatggtGATATGTTGAGAAATATTAGCAATCCCTGTTACAGAAATATCCATATAATTAAAACGCGGCTCTGGTGGACCAGTAGGTAAAGATGGTGTTGTATTTGCTGGAGCTGTTTGTGGAACAATAGTTCCGGTTGTAGTGGGGCCAACCAATTCTTCGATAGGGCCTTGTGTTTGTTGCTGATTGTTGTTTGATTCAGACTTTTTATTAGGATGTGATAGTTGATATTCTAAGTTCCGTAATTTTTCTGGATCTTTTAAGTAAAGCGCAGGTTTTAATTCACCTACATCAATGCTTAAATTTTTGCATAATACTTCTATCTcgaattttaaattcaattttagGTCAGGTTCTTGATGTAATTCTGCTAATACATTCATAATTGCCATTGTCCAAGGATTAGGTGGACGAAAAACACGACTTTTTGCACAACTTTCAAGTACTTTAGCAACAAATGGAACGACATAAAGAAGTTCTTGTTGACCTTTATGATATGCTTCGACAAGTAAACTTTTTAGATCTATATCAATGTGTAAAATCGGTTTATTTCTGCCAAGAGTTAACATTCCTAGCCAATGACctaaattttttaaaagtgAGCGGTCAGAAAAATTCGCTATTCCTTTATCACTCCGTAATAAAACCTTTATGTTTCTAAATGTTTCTCTAGTAACCATTTTGTATACTTCTGGTAATTTCAAACAGTCCAGAAAATTTGAATATAAAGCATggaaatttaattctatgcttgCACGTTTCATTACTAAATACTGAGCCATCCAAGGCCAATACTCTTCTGTGACAATTTCTCGAATTTCGTCACatttttgttgtaaattaagtTGACTAAGATTATTGAAGATGAATGCTGTTTTATCTTGCAAAGCTTCTGGAGGTGTCGTTATCTTTTCTTCTTTATCGGTTGCTACTAATAACGTATCAATGTTTGTTGCATTAGCAATAGAAGgctaaaattaaagaaaagatCATAAGTAACAATGAAAATGTATTATGCAGTTCTCAAATTTATAGTTTACTTACTCTGGCTGAGAGAGAGGTGGTTGGAGTCGTGGATGATTTCGCTTGAGTAGTGCTTGTCGTTATTGTTGTTGTCGTAATAGTTTTATATGGTGTAGTAACTGGTGCCAGCATAGCTGCTAAAGATTTTGGGAGGATTGAACCTTGAGGTCTTACGGGAGGCTCCTGCCCCTGTAATCCATATTCTATATACTCAATTAAATGTTGTGGAAACTCACTGAAATGTTGAATTGTCCTGACATGCTCACAGTATGTTTGGTAGTCTTTTAAACGGATTTTGAACCGATCCAGAGCTGTTATGCCAAAGTAATACATCTTGCTGCCTTCTGGTTTCCTAAGTGCATCCAATACAAATCTCAGAGCTAATCCAAGTGTCATATAGCTATTAATCAATCCTCTTTCAATAATTCCTCCGAATAACTGTGCCGTAATTTGCAACTCTTTATCTGGGTATTGAGGAAAAAATCGATATTCCTCAAATAAGTTTCGTAACATACAGTTGAatacttctctctctcttttactaCCAGACTCTTGAAATTTTTTTAACATATCAAGAACTTCATCAATTGATAAGGTAGGATGTGGCGGATGGTTGTATATTCGCTGAAAGTAACTGTTTGCTTCATCTTCAATTTCTTTGGAAACATTTTGTGCCATATCAGGAAATAAGTTCGATGTTTCAGGTATTCTTGCTTTTTCAATGCCTGTTGGTGGTACAAGTCGTCCTAATCCTCCGATTGTCGTATTTCCAGGTAAAACAGATGGTCCTTGCGTACCAACTGGTCCTGAATGCAATTGTGAAGATAATGGTAACATCGGAAATGGACTTGGAGAAGGTCCCATGAGACGAGAAGGAGAGCCAGGTGCTGATACTAAAGGTCCAAGTGCACCTGATAAATTAAACGCAGAACTACTTGGTGGACCAAGACTGGAACCCAAACCCAT
This portion of the Bombus affinis isolate iyBomAffi1 chromosome 1, iyBomAffi1.2, whole genome shotgun sequence genome encodes:
- the LOC126917254 gene encoding LOW QUALITY PROTEIN: pyruvate dehydrogenase phosphatase regulatory subunit, mitochondrial-like (The sequence of the model RefSeq protein was modified relative to this genomic sequence to represent the inferred CDS: deleted 1 base in 1 codon); the protein is KLVKDIKVLSIYIMTMWHHSKLICNKFVTKWNNFAFYNYNKRIRHSSSKTTVETNDDVDDPLPKQTKVVICGAGVMGGAVAYHLSLMGLGSQTVIVESGRHTSGLVGAFKPSLAQVKLAQNTIALYKALEKKGLSTGWKQCGSLSLAPSRHKQTVFRRMKAQSISCNIECHLITPKQVQEICPLLRVDDLVGGLWIPGDGVGDPYQICLTLIGEARKKGVKVFENCKVTKIITQNGRIAAVETTHGTIECEHFVNCAGFWARNVGKLSEPYVKVPLHPVEHYYLHTKSINGLDPMTPVIRDLDGYIYFRENNGSLLAGGFEPVAKPAFEDGTIPGGTEQRFLPEDWDHFHILLEQMLYRIPSLGNAILEKLCNGPEAFSPDCKWIVGEAPEIRNYYIAAGMKTVGISAAGGVGRATAELIVNGSTSLDMYELDVSRFLGLHNNRKFLRDRVKEVPGMHYALQYPHHEFKTGRNLRMSPIYPKLRAAGAIFGQVMGYERPSWFQLDGDNDLETIDGFQRCKIAYTNTFSKPPWFEAVWNEYAACRETIGLSDYSSFTKIDLWSNGTEVVDFLQYLCSNDVDVPVGGIIHTGLQNHRGGYENDCSLARIAPNHYMMIAPTIQQTRCKHWINRHLPVDGSVAVSDVTSAYTAICIMGPATRQLLSELTDTDLNPKNFPFFTFKELDVGLANGIRTMNLTHTGELGYVLYIPNEFALHVYTRLVDAGVKYGIKHAGYYATRALRVEKFYAFWGQDLDTFTTPLECGRTWRVKLDKGVHFIGRDALLKQREEGVKRKYVQLLLNDHDPELDTWCWGSEPIFRNGKYCGMTTTTGYGFTFKKQVCLGFVQNFDSQGRPQEVTNEYILSGDYEVDVAGIKFPAKCHLHSPNLPTKFPDKERDSYHATRDHQVV